A segment of the Alphaproteobacteria bacterium genome:
TTAAACGTTTTTAAAGCCATTTTCTTACCTTTTCCTATTCTTTATATGCCAGCTGAAAAGTCAATTGATTGTCCTGCTTCAAGCCTAACAACTGCTTTTTTATAATCAGAGCGCTTACCTAAAATTCCTTTGAATCTCTTTGTTTTACCAACTTGACGCAATGTATTTACAGATTTCACTTTCACCTTAAATAAGGTTTCAACAGCTTCTTTAACACAAGACTTTGTTGCATTGATTGCGACTTTAAAAACAA
Coding sequences within it:
- a CDS encoding 50S ribosomal protein L23, which encodes MPKTIVKEHHYDILLHPVITEKATMCSQDNKVVFKVAINATKSCVKEAVETLFKVKVKSVNTLRQVGKTKRFKGILGKRSDYKKAVVRLEAGQSIDFSAGI